Proteins from one Mesorhizobium sp. M9A.F.Ca.ET.002.03.1.2 genomic window:
- a CDS encoding IS481 family transposase — protein MNIHKNARLTPLRREEMALAVMEGDLSQAQAALKFAVTAKVVKRWVERYKAEGRAGMVDRSSRPRRSPNATERAVADRIVALRRQRLTGKHIASVVAVSPATVSRVLARAGLSRLKDLEPAEPVRRYERDEPGDMIHIDIKKLGRFDRIGHRITGDRTGQSNGRTSRKGGAGWEFVHVCIDDASRIAFSQILPDEKKESAVAFLNAAIAYYASLGVTTSRVMTDNGGCYKSRAFRAACKALGLKHIRTKPYTPKTNGKAERFIQTALREWAYARAYTTSDRRAAELPVWLHRYNWHRPHGSLKSKTPISRLGLSEDNLLRLHI, from the coding sequence ATGAACATTCATAAGAATGCCCGTCTCACGCCGCTTCGTCGAGAGGAGATGGCGCTTGCGGTCATGGAAGGCGACCTTTCCCAAGCCCAAGCAGCGTTGAAATTCGCGGTGACGGCGAAGGTCGTGAAGCGATGGGTCGAGCGTTACAAGGCCGAAGGCCGTGCCGGCATGGTCGACCGCTCGTCGCGACCCAGGCGCAGTCCGAATGCGACCGAACGGGCTGTGGCCGATCGGATCGTTGCGCTGCGGCGCCAGCGCCTCACGGGCAAGCACATTGCAAGTGTGGTCGCCGTCTCGCCGGCGACGGTGAGCAGGGTGCTGGCGCGGGCCGGGCTGTCGCGGCTGAAGGACCTTGAGCCAGCAGAGCCGGTGCGTCGATATGAGCGTGACGAGCCGGGCGACATGATCCACATCGATATCAAGAAGCTCGGCCGTTTCGACCGCATCGGCCATCGCATCACCGGCGATCGCACCGGCCAAAGCAATGGCCGGACTTCCCGTAAAGGCGGCGCGGGCTGGGAGTTCGTCCACGTCTGCATTGACGATGCCTCCCGCATCGCCTTTAGCCAGATCCTGCCCGACGAGAAAAAGGAAAGCGCCGTCGCCTTCCTCAACGCCGCCATCGCCTACTATGCCAGCCTTGGCGTCACCACCTCACGGGTCATGACCGACAACGGCGGCTGCTATAAAAGCCGCGCCTTCCGCGCCGCCTGCAAAGCCCTCGGCCTCAAACACATCCGAACCAAGCCCTACACGCCCAAGACCAACGGCAAGGCCGAACGCTTCATCCAGACCGCGCTCAGAGAATGGGCCTACGCAAGAGCCTACACGACCTCAGATCGCCGTGCTGCCGAGCTGCCCGTCTGGCTGCACCGATACAATTGGCACCGCCCGCATGGCAGCCTAAAATCCAAAACACCCATCAGTCGCCTCGGATTGTCCGAGGACAACCTGTTGAGGCTCCACATCTAG
- a CDS encoding amino acid ABC transporter permease has translation MAMSLPMSSKAGPDHFRFAGLRRPAKLLFGTPLNAALTLLFGALLFVTVPPMLRWLVIDAVLFDPDPNACRAATGACWSFIYAKSGQLLFGIYPFDERWRPAIVCLLILALLGWSVRPASWTSRLLALWVAAFILIFWLMGGGFGLAEVPTSSWGGLPVTLILTIVAIGIAFPVGILLALARRSTLPAVRVGAVVLIESVRGLPLLSILFVASIMMPLFLPEALLPDKFVRALVALTIFAAAYLAEVIRGGLQAIPNGQYEAAASLGLPFWRTQRLVILPQAIRVVIPALANTIIVMIKNTSLVLVIGLFDLISSGKAALADPEWPSPAAKTFLFIGAIFFALSFSFARFADFLERRGPAAH, from the coding sequence ATGGCCATGTCCCTTCCCATGTCCTCCAAGGCAGGGCCGGACCATTTCCGGTTCGCCGGCCTGCGGCGTCCCGCCAAGCTGTTGTTCGGCACACCGCTCAACGCTGCGCTCACGCTGCTGTTCGGCGCGCTGCTGTTCGTCACCGTGCCGCCCATGCTGCGCTGGCTGGTGATCGATGCGGTGCTCTTCGACCCCGACCCGAATGCCTGCCGAGCAGCCACTGGCGCCTGCTGGAGCTTCATTTATGCCAAATCCGGCCAACTTCTGTTCGGCATCTATCCGTTCGACGAACGCTGGCGCCCAGCCATTGTTTGCCTGCTCATTCTGGCGCTGCTCGGCTGGTCGGTGCGTCCGGCGAGCTGGACGTCACGATTGCTGGCGCTCTGGGTGGCGGCGTTCATTTTGATCTTCTGGCTGATGGGGGGAGGCTTCGGACTGGCCGAAGTGCCGACTTCATCCTGGGGCGGCCTGCCGGTGACACTGATCTTGACCATCGTCGCCATCGGCATCGCCTTTCCGGTCGGCATCCTGCTCGCGCTGGCAAGGCGCTCGACGCTGCCGGCCGTCCGGGTCGGCGCGGTGGTGCTGATCGAATCCGTGCGTGGACTGCCATTGCTGTCCATCCTGTTCGTGGCGTCGATCATGATGCCGCTGTTCTTGCCCGAGGCGCTACTGCCCGACAAATTCGTGCGCGCGCTTGTCGCGCTCACCATCTTCGCGGCTGCCTATCTCGCCGAAGTGATCCGCGGCGGCCTGCAGGCCATTCCGAACGGGCAGTATGAGGCAGCAGCGTCGCTCGGCCTGCCCTTTTGGCGCACACAACGTCTCGTCATCCTGCCGCAAGCCATCCGGGTGGTGATCCCAGCGCTCGCCAACACCATCATCGTTATGATCAAGAATACGAGCCTTGTCCTGGTCATCGGGCTGTTCGACCTGATCAGTTCAGGCAAGGCTGCACTGGCCGACCCCGAATGGCCGTCGCCGGCCGCCAAGACCTTTCTCTTCATTGGCGCGATCTTCTTTGCGCTGTCCTTCTCCTTCGCCCGCTTCGCCGATTTCCTGGAGCGGCGAGGCCCGGCCGCTCACTAG